In the genome of Panthera uncia isolate 11264 chromosome B3 unlocalized genomic scaffold, Puncia_PCG_1.0 HiC_scaffold_1, whole genome shotgun sequence, one region contains:
- the LOC125910294 gene encoding neurexin-3-beta, whose translation MEEVKLLKWVQMVLLRCFEGGELVIPLLVEDPLATPPIATRAPSITLPPTFRPLLTIIETTKDSLSMTSEAGLPCLSDQGSDGCDDDGLVISGYGSGETFDSNLPPTDDEDFYTTFSLVTDKSLSTSIFEGGYKAHAPKWESKDFRPNKVSETSRTTTTSLSPELIRFTASSSSGMVPKLPAGKMNNRDLKPQPDIVLLPLPTAYELDSTKLKSPLITSPMFRNVPTANPTEPGVRRVPGASEVIRESSSTTGMVVGIVAAAALCILILLYAMYKYRNRDEGSYQVDETRNYISNSAQSNGTLIKEKQQSSKSGHKKQKNKDKEYYV comes from the coding sequence GAGGTGAATTAGTTATCCCTCTTCTTGTAGAAGACCCTTTAGCTACCCCTCCTATTGCTACTCGTGCACCTTCCATTACACTCCCCCCTACCTTTCGCCCCCTCCTCACCATTATTGAGACCACCAAAGATTCCCTGTCCATGACCTCTGAGGCGGGGTTACCTTGCTTGTCGGACCAAGGCAGCGATGGTTGTGATGATGATGGCTTGGTGATATCTGGGTATGGCTCAGGGGAAACCTTTGACTCTAACCTGCCCCCTACTGATGATGAAGATTTTTACACCACCTTCTCCTTGGTAACAGATAAGAGTCTTTCCACTTCAATCTTCGAAGGTGGCTACAAAGCACATGCGCCCAAGTGGGAATCCAAGGACTTTAGACCTAACAAAGTCTCCGAAACTAGTAGGACTACTACCACATCTTTGTCCCCTGAGCTGATCCGCTTCACAGCTTCCTCCTCGTCTGGGATGGTGCCCAAATTGCCAGCTGGCAAAATGAATAACCGTGATCTCAAACCCCAGCCTGATATAGTCTTGCTTCCGTTGCCCACTGCCTATGAGCTAGACAGCACCAAACTGAAGAGCCCACTAATTACTTCCCCCATGTTCCGTAATGTGCCCACAGCAAACCCCACGGAGCCGGGAGTCAGACGGGTTCCGGGGGCCTCAGAGGTGATCCGGGAGTCGAGCAGTACAACAGGGATGGTCGTCGGCATTGTGGCTGCTGCTGCCCTCTGCATCTTGATCCTCCTGTACGCCATGTACAAGTACAGGAACAGGGACGAGGGGTCCTATCAAGTGGACGAGACGCGGAACTACATCAGCAACTCGGCCCAGAGCAACGGCACGCTCATCAAGGAGAAGCAGCAGAGCTCGAAGAGCGgccacaagaaacagaaaaacaaggacaAGGAGTATTATGTGTAA